In Rhinoraja longicauda isolate Sanriku21f chromosome 6, sRhiLon1.1, whole genome shotgun sequence, the following proteins share a genomic window:
- the b3gnt9 gene encoding UDP-GlcNAc:betaGal beta-1,3-N-acetylglucosaminyltransferase 9, producing the protein MRLRRKGDLICTVLLLSALCILLYFQMQPVSPWVDEPEGDGVSGTERLITVQTVEAVSQTPSASAGSALENICRLGQGVEKGSVQAATLPTADPLPWSYRQYLWQKDCREFSQIINQVDKCLKVNGEPLLLVSIKSKVEEFERREVARNTWAHEGRVHGLHVRRLFLLATPANQTALASWRRLVQHESHVYRDILLWDFQDTFFNLTLKEIHFLKWLDQFCPAAEFVFKGDDDVFVNMENIADFLLGANPKEDLFVGHIISQALPIRSNRSKYYIPEMMYGSGVYPVYAGGGGFLMSGHTARRLYGASKEVDLFPIDDVFLGMCLLRIGLTPQTHKGFRTFGIVRPSAAPHLQTFDPCFYRELMVVHSLKVPEVWLMWSLLHDPGLVCARKMSARRPFRWRAKKKATPGPAKKAKKH; encoded by the coding sequence ATGAGATTGAGAAGGAAGGGTGATCTCATCTGCActgttctcctgctttctgcACTTTGCATTCTGCTTtacttccaaatgcagcctgtaaGTCCGTGGGTGGACGAACCAGAAGGAGACGGGGTATCAGGCACTGAACGGCTCATTACGGTGCAAACCGTGGAGGCGGTAAGTCAAACACCCTCTGCTAGTGCAGGGTCAGCGCTGGAGAACATCTGCCGGCTGGGCCAGGGTGTGGAGAAAGGGTCAGTTCAGGCCGCAACACTTCCAACCGCAGACCCATTACCCTGGAGCTACCGCCAGTACCTCTGGCAGAAAGACTGCCGTGAGTTCAGTCAGATCATCAACCAGGTGGACAAGTGCCTGAAGGTGAACGGGGAGCCGCTCCTGCTGGTCTCCATCAAGTCCAAGGTGGAGGAGTTTGAGCGGCGGGAGGTGGCCCGCAACACCTGGGCACACGAAGGCCGAGTCCACGGGCTGCATGTCCGCCGGCTCTTCCTCTTGGCCACCCCCGCCAACCAGACCGCGCTGGCCTCCTGGAGGCGCCTGGTGCAACACGAGAGCCATGTCTACCGCGACATCTTGCTCTGGGACTTCCAGGACACCTTCTTCAACCTGACGCTGAAGGAGATCCACTTCCTCAAATGGCTCGACCAGTTCTGCCCCGCCGCCGAGTTCGTCTTCAAGGGGGACGACGACGTCTTCGTCAACATGGAGAACATTGCCGACTTCTTGCTGGGCGCCAACCCCAAGGAGGACCTGTTCGTTGGGCACATTATTTCCCAGGCGCTCCCCATCAGGTCCAACAGGAGTAAGTACTACATCCCCGAGATGATGTACGGCTCAGGGGTTTACCCGGTGTACGCGGGCGGCGGAGGCTTCCTCATGAGCGGCCACACGGCCAGGAGGCTCTATGGCGCCAGCAAGGAGGTCGACCTCTTCCCCATCGACGACGTCTTCCTGGGAATGTGTCTGCTGCGGATCGGCCTCACGCCGCAAACCCACAAAGGGTTCCGGACCTTCGGCATCGTGCGGCCGTCCGCCGCCCCGCACCTGCAGACCTTCGACCCGTGCTTCTACCGGGAGCTGATGGTGGTGCACAGCCTGAAGGTGCCCGAGGTGTGGCTGATGTGGAGCCTGCTCCACGACCCCGGCCTCGTCTGTGCTCGTAAAATGTCGGCCCGGCGCCCCTTCCGCTGGAGGGCCAAGAAGAAGGCGACCCCCGGGCCTGCAAAGAAAGCGAAGAAGCACTGA